From one Pogoniulus pusillus isolate bPogPus1 chromosome 37, bPogPus1.pri, whole genome shotgun sequence genomic stretch:
- the RPL11 gene encoding large ribosomal subunit protein uL5 isoform X1 has protein sequence MTGRGLPSVQRRLRGARGAEVPFGSEQGPAPGSGSGLQDQGEKENPMRELRIRKLCLNICVGESGDRLTRAAKVLEQLTGQTPVFSKARYTVRSFGIRRNEKIAVHCTVRGAKAEEILEKGLKVREYELRKNNFSDTGNFGFGIQEHIDLGIKYDPSIGIYGLDFYVVLGRPGFSIADKKRRTGNIGAKHRIGKEEAMRWFQQKYDGIILPGK, from the exons ATGACAGGCCGCGGCCTGCCCTCTGTGCAGCGGCGCTTGAGAGGGGCCCGCGGCGCTGAGGTTCCCTTTGGGTCGGAGCAGGGCCCGGCGCCAGGCTCCGGGAGCGGCCTG CAAGaccaaggagagaaggagaacccCATGCGAGAGCTGCGCATCCGCAAGCTCTGCCTCAACATCTGCGTCGGGGAGAGCGGTGACAGACTCACCCGGGCGGCcaaagtgctggagcagctgacgGGCCAGACCCCCGTCTTCTCCAAAG cacgaTACACTGTGAGATCCTTTGGGATCAGGAGGAATGAGAAGATTGCTGTTCACTGCACGGTTCGTGGGGCCAAAGCAGAGGAGATCCTGGAGAAGGGGCTGAAG GTGCGAGAATACGAGCTGAGGAAAAACAACTTCTCAGACACTGGCAATTTTGGCTTTGGGATCCAGGAACACATCGACCTGGGCATTAAATACGATCCCAGTATCGGAATCTATGGCTTGGACTTCTATGTG gtgctgggcaggcctgggTTCAGCATTGCTGACAAGAAGCGCAGGACAGGGAACATTGGAGCCAAGCACAGAATCGGGAAGGAAGAAGCCATGCGCTGGTTCCAGCAAAAG
- the RPL11 gene encoding large ribosomal subunit protein uL5 isoform X2, with product MAQDQGEKENPMRELRIRKLCLNICVGESGDRLTRAAKVLEQLTGQTPVFSKARYTVRSFGIRRNEKIAVHCTVRGAKAEEILEKGLKVREYELRKNNFSDTGNFGFGIQEHIDLGIKYDPSIGIYGLDFYVVLGRPGFSIADKKRRTGNIGAKHRIGKEEAMRWFQQKYDGIILPGK from the exons ATGGCG CAAGaccaaggagagaaggagaacccCATGCGAGAGCTGCGCATCCGCAAGCTCTGCCTCAACATCTGCGTCGGGGAGAGCGGTGACAGACTCACCCGGGCGGCcaaagtgctggagcagctgacgGGCCAGACCCCCGTCTTCTCCAAAG cacgaTACACTGTGAGATCCTTTGGGATCAGGAGGAATGAGAAGATTGCTGTTCACTGCACGGTTCGTGGGGCCAAAGCAGAGGAGATCCTGGAGAAGGGGCTGAAG GTGCGAGAATACGAGCTGAGGAAAAACAACTTCTCAGACACTGGCAATTTTGGCTTTGGGATCCAGGAACACATCGACCTGGGCATTAAATACGATCCCAGTATCGGAATCTATGGCTTGGACTTCTATGTG gtgctgggcaggcctgggTTCAGCATTGCTGACAAGAAGCGCAGGACAGGGAACATTGGAGCCAAGCACAGAATCGGGAAGGAAGAAGCCATGCGCTGGTTCCAGCAAAAG